In Zingiber officinale cultivar Zhangliang chromosome 8B, Zo_v1.1, whole genome shotgun sequence, a single genomic region encodes these proteins:
- the LOC122014072 gene encoding glucose-6-phosphate/phosphate translocator 1, chloroplastic-like, whose protein sequence is MLCSTMASSFPAIAVAAHLRPSVARMPRSGVGPRVSFLCEVVRSSLSARKPLYLTPNRVLCSAKPRGPFSETRAHEASRNDAIPLSSEESRSAAAQKLKIGFYFATWWALNVVFNIYNKKVLNAFPYPWLTSTLSLAAGSLIMLAFWVARVTEPPKTDLGFWNSLIPVAVAHTIGHVAATVCMSKVAVSFTHIIKSGEPAFTVLVSRFLLGEAFPLSVYLSLLPIIGGCALSALTELNFNITGFMGAMISNLAFVFRNIFSKRGMTGKSVSGMNYYACLSLLSLVILTPFAIAVEGPKVWAAGWQKAVTEIGPHFVWWVVAQSVFYHLYNQVSYMSLDEISALTFSMGNTMKRISVIVSSIIIFRTPIQPVNALGAAVAILGTFLYSQVTRAFLLE, encoded by the exons ATGCTCTGCTCCACCATGGCTTCTTCTTTCCCGGCCATTGCTGTTGCCGCGCATCTAAGACCTTCGGTGGCTCGTATGCCGAGATCTGGTGTTGGTCCTCGAGTTTCCTTCTTGTGCGAGGTGGTCCGGAGTTCCCTTTCCGCTCGTAAGCCCCTTTACCTAACCCCAAACCGAGTTCTGTGCTCTGCAAAGCCTCGAGGCCCCTTCTCGGAGACAAGGGCGCACGAGGCGAGCAGGAACGACGCCATCCCGCTCAGCAGCGAGGAGAGCCGATCGGCGGCGGCGCAGAAGCTCAAGATCGGATTTTACTTCGCGACGTGGTGGGCGCTGAACGTGGTGTTCAACATCTACAATAAGAAGGTCCTCAACGCCTTCCCCTACCCTTG GCTGACCTCCACGCTCTCCCTCGCCGCCGGCTCCCTCATAATGCTCGCCTTCTGGGTAGCTAGGGTTACCGAACCGCCCAAGACCGACTTGGGCTTCTGGAATTCCCTAATTCCG GTGGCCGTGGCGCACACCATCGGGCATGTAGCAGCCACAGTGTGCATGTCGAAGGTAGCCGTGTCGTTCACGCACATAATCAAGAGCGGGGAGCCTGCTTTCACAGTTCTGGTATCAAGGTTTCTCCTTGGAGAAGCTTTCCCTCTGTCGGTTTATCTCTCGCTTCTGCCGATCATCGGTGGCTGCGCCTTGTCTGCCCTAACGGAGCTCAATTTTAACATCACGG GTTTCATGGGCGCAATGATATCGAATCTTGCGTTTGTATTCAGAAACATCTTCTCAAAGAGAGGAATGACCGGGAAGTCTGTCAGCGGGATGAACTACTACGCCTGCCTCTCTCTGTTATCGCTGGTGATACTCACACCATTTGCAATTGCCGTGGAAGGTCCCAAGGTTTGGGCAGCTGGTTGGCAGAAGGCCGTCACAGAGATTGGTCCTCATTTTGTTTG GTGGGTGGTAGCACAGAGTGTGTTCTATCATTTGTACAACCAGGTTTCCTACATGTCGTTGGATGAAATCTCTGCCTTGACATTTAGCATGGGAAACACCATGAAACGGATATCTGTTATCGTCTCCTCCATCATCATCTTCCGCACGCCCATCCAGCCCGTCAATGCCCTCGGCGCGGCCGTTGCCATACTCGGAACCTTTCTTTATTCTCAGGTAACACGAGCGTTTCTTCTTGAATGA